One genomic window of Halanaerobium saccharolyticum subsp. saccharolyticum DSM 6643 includes the following:
- a CDS encoding segregation and condensation protein A produces the protein MDYKLVLDDFEGPLELLYKLVKKNEINISELSLARITDQYLNYLDQMREFDIDLASEFLIIAAELIEIKIKALLPAEAEAEETESEHELITRLREYELFKNIAELLKEWEAEAGSRYQAQVDLEELMPEMLQVDLEISASELHEMVVKAITAEKEEETEVLQNPKLEYLKEEKFNIGNKIRDILKDIRQVNQEISFFKLIKEENNQLEIVVSLLALLELMKRKRIKVVQDNNFSDIRISMQR, from the coding sequence ATGGACTATAAACTTGTGCTTGATGATTTTGAAGGACCACTGGAACTTCTATATAAGCTGGTTAAAAAAAATGAAATTAATATTTCAGAGCTTTCACTTGCCAGAATTACCGATCAGTATCTTAATTATCTTGATCAAATGAGGGAATTTGATATTGATCTGGCTAGTGAATTTTTAATTATTGCAGCTGAGCTAATTGAAATAAAAATAAAAGCACTGCTGCCTGCTGAAGCTGAAGCTGAAGAAACAGAAAGTGAGCATGAATTAATTACTCGCTTAAGAGAATATGAATTATTTAAAAATATTGCTGAACTATTAAAAGAATGGGAAGCAGAAGCCGGCAGCCGTTATCAAGCTCAGGTTGATTTAGAAGAATTAATGCCAGAGATGCTTCAGGTTGACTTAGAAATTTCTGCTTCTGAACTTCATGAGATGGTAGTTAAGGCCATTACTGCTGAAAAAGAAGAGGAAACAGAAGTGCTTCAAAACCCGAAACTGGAATATCTCAAAGAAGAAAAATTTAATATTGGTAATAAAATTAGAGATATTTTAAAAGATATCAGACAGGTTAATCAAGAAATATCATTTTTCAAGTTGATTAAAGAAGAAAATAACCAACTAGAAATAGTAGTAAGTTTATTAGCTTTATTAGAGTTAATGAAAAGAAAAAGAATTAAGGTAGTCCAGGATAATAATTTTTCAGATATCAGAATCAGTATGCAAAGGTGA
- a CDS encoding site-2 protease family protein, whose translation MNTIYELLLLIPVLLFSLSLHEFMHGYVSYRLGDPTPKSQGRLTLNPLAHLDLMGSLVLVLTRRFGWAKPVPINPNYYNNPRQGMMLVSLAGPGANFFLAALFALIARVIVFFSSSTLYQLQMAGYGSLVQTIFVFFQLAVIINLSLGFFNLLPVPPLDGSKILMGVLPPKFDKYIRKLEGPYGMILLLLLAYTGILWSIIGPLVNTVYGLLL comes from the coding sequence ATGAATACAATATACGAATTATTATTACTAATACCAGTACTGTTATTTTCTTTATCACTACATGAATTTATGCATGGCTATGTTTCATATAGATTAGGAGATCCAACCCCTAAATCTCAGGGTAGGTTAACCTTAAATCCCCTTGCTCATTTGGATTTGATGGGCAGTTTAGTCTTGGTTTTAACCAGACGTTTTGGTTGGGCAAAACCGGTACCGATTAATCCGAACTATTATAATAACCCGCGGCAGGGAATGATGTTGGTTAGTCTTGCAGGGCCTGGCGCTAATTTTTTTCTAGCCGCCTTATTTGCACTTATAGCAAGGGTAATAGTCTTTTTTAGTTCTTCAACTTTATATCAGCTGCAGATGGCTGGTTATGGCAGTTTAGTTCAGACCATCTTTGTTTTCTTTCAGCTGGCAGTTATTATTAATTTAAGTTTAGGTTTTTTCAATCTTTTACCTGTTCCACCATTAGATGGATCTAAGATATTAATGGGGGTATTACCACCTAAATTTGATAAATATATCCGTAAACTTGAAGGGCCTTACGGGATGATTTTATTATTATTACTGGCCTATACGGGTATTTTATGGAGTATTATCGGACCCCTGGTAAACACTGTGTATGGCCTATTACTATAG